The Thermococcus sp. genome has a segment encoding these proteins:
- a CDS encoding radical SAM protein, with protein sequence MPSGSEEQLMIYYNEETNECRLFDKETGRIYSVPIEIIENRQSIDLQKLYKINGFIEIFRNNIKQKTVPIRKYRSPQLRMLYLEITGRCNLRCKHCYASNLNTPKKISQELTLDKYLQILNNAVTECGTHYIQLSGGEILTVPEKTISVITHARKLGLYVPTVFSNGTLITYDTASKLKKIGIGSITISLDGHNKKTHEALRGKGTFDRTLNSIKILSEVGIRVRINTVITPYNLKELSGMYKWITKNDNIIGWTIGPLRSAGRYKEWRDELYVPWEHALNVLKPLVKRYIQDAIINGKSNIAIEVSNFFRPSMLRNISPYNLDDHPCGYAFNQCAVRPNGDVYFCPTLAGLECQEAKFGNIREEALPNIWYKSKTKTPIMKRKVRDIPECRTCKYVKICGGGCLANAFELHGTVFSKDDYSCLSMKKLEELAEEFEELFRPMTSLIKNSWGGYT encoded by the coding sequence ATGCCCTCCGGGAGTGAAGAACAATTAATGATATACTACAATGAAGAAACGAACGAATGCAGGCTATTTGACAAAGAAACAGGTAGAATTTACAGTGTACCCATTGAGATAATTGAAAATAGACAAAGTATCGACCTTCAGAAATTGTATAAAATTAATGGATTTATAGAAATATTCAGGAATAACATTAAACAAAAAACTGTTCCTATCAGGAAATACAGAAGTCCTCAGTTGAGAATGCTATATTTAGAGATCACAGGAAGATGTAATCTTCGATGTAAGCATTGTTATGCTTCAAACCTTAACACTCCTAAAAAGATATCCCAAGAACTAACTTTAGACAAATATTTACAAATATTAAATAATGCTGTCACAGAGTGTGGGACACACTATATACAACTGTCTGGAGGAGAGATATTAACTGTGCCTGAAAAAACAATATCCGTAATAACTCACGCAAGAAAGCTCGGACTTTATGTGCCGACTGTGTTCAGCAACGGGACATTAATTACTTATGATACAGCATCAAAACTCAAAAAAATTGGGATTGGATCCATAACAATAAGCTTAGACGGGCACAATAAAAAGACCCACGAAGCTCTAAGAGGTAAGGGAACCTTTGATAGAACACTGAATTCGATAAAGATACTCTCAGAAGTTGGCATAAGAGTTAGAATAAATACTGTCATAACACCCTATAATCTGAAAGAGCTTAGTGGTATGTATAAGTGGATTACGAAAAATGATAACATCATCGGATGGACAATTGGTCCCCTAAGATCTGCAGGTAGATATAAAGAGTGGAGGGATGAACTGTACGTTCCATGGGAGCATGCGCTGAATGTTCTCAAACCCCTGGTAAAGAGATATATCCAAGATGCGATAATTAATGGCAAATCAAACATTGCAATAGAAGTTAGCAACTTCTTTAGACCTTCAATGCTCAGGAATATTTCTCCATATAACTTAGATGACCATCCATGTGGTTATGCATTTAACCAATGTGCAGTAAGACCAAATGGAGATGTGTATTTTTGCCCAACATTGGCAGGTTTAGAATGTCAAGAAGCAAAATTTGGAAATATACGTGAGGAGGCCCTGCCCAACATTTGGTATAAGAGCAAAACAAAAACTCCGATAATGAAAAGAAAAGTTAGGGATATCCCAGAGTGCAGGACATGTAAATACGTCAAGATATGTGGAGGTGGCTGTCTGGCAAATGCGTTTGAGCTTCATGGAACAGTATTCTCAAAGGATGACTATTCATGTTTATCAATGAAAAAGCTGGAAGAACTGGCGGAAGAATTTGAAGAATTGTTTAGACCCATGACATCACTGATAAAGAATTCATGGGGAGGATATACATGA